One region of Gossypium raimondii isolate GPD5lz chromosome 6, ASM2569854v1, whole genome shotgun sequence genomic DNA includes:
- the LOC105773055 gene encoding tubulin alpha-3 chain — MREIISVHIGQAGIQVGNSCWELYCLEHEIHPDGTMPSDTSVGVAHDAFNTFFSETGSGKHVPRAVFVDLEPTVIDEVRTGPYRQLFHPEQLISGKEDAANNFARGHYTIGKEIVDLCLDRVRKLADNCTGLQGFMVFNAVGGGTGSGLGSLLLERLSVDYGKKSKLGFTIYPSPQVSTAVVEPYNSVLSTHSLLEHTDVAVLLDNEAIYDICRRSLDIERPTYTNLNRLISQIISSLTTSLRFDGAINVDITEFQTNLVPYPRIHFMLSSYAPVISAEKAYHEQLSVPEITNAVFEPSSMMAKCDPRHGKYMACCLMYRGDVVPKDVNAAVATIKTKRTVQFVDWCPTGFKCGINYQPPTVVPGGDLAKVQRAVCMISNNTAVAEVFARIDHKFDLMYSKRAFVHWYVGEGMEEGEFSEAREDLAALEKDYEEVGAEGGDDEEEGEEY; from the exons atgaGAGAGATTATTAGCGTCCACATTGGTCAAGCTGGGATTCAAGTCGGGAATTCTTGCTGGGAGCTCTACTGTCTTGAACATGAAATCCATCCTGATGGAACCATGCccag TGACACCTCAGTCGGTGTAGCACACGATGCTTTCAACACTTTCTTCAGCGAAACGGGTTCAGGAAAGCATGTACCGAGAGCTGTCTTTGTTGATCTGGAACCCACTGTTATCGATGAAGTGCGGACTGGCCCTTATCGCCAACTTTTCCACCCTGAGCAGCTTATTTCTGGCAAGGAAGATGCTGCTAATAACTTTGCCAGAGGCCACTATACAA TTGGAAAGGAAATTGTTGATCTCTGCCTTGATCGAGTTAGGAAGTTAGCTGATAACTGCACTGGTCTGCAAGGCTTTATGGTGTTTAATGCTGTCGGCGGTGGAACTGGTTCTGGTTTGGGATCTTTGTTGTTGGAGCGCTTGTCGGTAGATTATGGAAAGAAGTCCAAGCTTGGGTTCACCATCTATCCTTCGCCTCAG GTCTCAACTGCAGTTGTGGAGCCTTACAATAGCGTTCTGTCCACTCATTCGCTTCTTGAACACACAGATGTGGCTGTGCTCTTGGACAATGAAGCAATTTATGACATATGCCGGAGATCCCTCGATATCGAGAGGCCAACTTACACCAATTTGAACCGGTTGATTTCTCAAATCATATCGTCCTTGACAACTTCTTTAAGGTTTGATGGAGCCATTAATGTGGACATTACAGAGTTCCAAACCAATCTTGTGCCTTATCCTCGAATCCACTTCATGCTCTCTTCTTATGCGCCTGTTATCTCAGCTGAGAAAGCATACCATGAACAGTTATCAGTTCCTGAGATCACAAACGCTGTGTTTGAGCCCTCAAGCATGATGGCGAAGTGCGATCCTAGGCATGGGAAGTACATGGCATGCTGCCTGATGTATCGAGGAGATGTTGTGCCTAAGGATGTTAATGCTGCTGTTGCTACTATTAAAACAAAGAGGACTGTGCAGTTTGTTGACTG GTGCCCAACTGGTTTCAAATGCGGTATTAACTATCAGCCCCCAACTGTTGTACCTGGAGGAGATCTTGCTAAGGTGCAGCGAGCTGTTTGCATGATAAGCAATAATACAGCAGTGGCTGAGGTGTTTGCACGCATTGACCACAAGTTTGATCTCATGTACTCAAAGAGAGCTTTTGTGCATTGGTATGTTGGCGAAGGCATGGAAGAAGGTGAATTCTCAGAAGCCCGTGAGGATCTGGCTGCTCTTGAGAAGGATTATGAAGAAGTTGGCGCTGAAGGTGGAGATGATGAAGAGGAAGGTGAAGAATATTGA